The Synechococcus sp. MVIR-18-1 region TTTCTCGATGGCGTTGATCGATGGGCTGAGCTCTTACCTCTCCTTCCAGTGCTTGTGGCTTTGGAGCTGGTACTCTCCGCCGACAATGCCATTGCCTTAGCTGCTGTTGCTCGTAAGCAAAACGATCCAGCTCAGGAAAAGAAAGCGCTCGACTATGGAATTGCGATTGCTTTTTTCCTCAGAGTTGCCTTGATTTTATTGGCTCAGTGGGTTTTGGCGTTTAAACCGTTGCAACTCCTTGCCGGTGTTTATCTGCTGTGGCTCTTTCTTTCTCATATCTGGTTCAAGGCATCAAGCTCTGAGACTCCCTCGGGATCCTCAAGGCCTGCATCTCCGATCTCCTTTACAAAGACGATCGTTGCATTGGCCTTAACCGATCTAGCTTTTTCAGTCGATAGTGTTGCTGCTGCCGTTGCGATTAGTGACCAACTTATTCTTGTGATTACCGGTGCTTTCATTGGTGTTGTTGCACTACGCTTTACTTCGGGACTGTTCATTCGTTGGCTTGATATTTATACACGATTAGAAACTGCGGGCTATCTTGCCGTTGCTTTAGTAGGCGTCAAACTTATTTCTACATTGATCTTTTCTGACTTGCAACTGCCTGAATGGTGGACGTTGTTAACTGTTGCGCTACTGATGATTTGGGGCTTTTCAGAGCGGAAAGAGCCATTGGCACACGAA contains the following coding sequences:
- a CDS encoding DUF475 domain-containing protein yields the protein MDSAALPSLTPFLDGVDRWAELLPLLPVLVALELVLSADNAIALAAVARKQNDPAQEKKALDYGIAIAFFLRVALILLAQWVLAFKPLQLLAGVYLLWLFLSHIWFKASSSETPSGSSRPASPISFTKTIVALALTDLAFSVDSVAAAVAISDQLILVITGAFIGVVALRFTSGLFIRWLDIYTRLETAGYLAVALVGVKLISTLIFSDLQLPEWWTLLTVALLMIWGFSERKEPLAHEV